In the Candidatus Zixiibacteriota bacterium genome, GATCAGCTGATCGCCTCTTCTCCCCGCTCGTTGGTTCGAATGCGGATAACTTCCTCGACGCTGGAAACGAAGATCTTTCCGTCCCCGATCTTGCCGGTCTGAGCGGATTCCAGGATCGCGTCGATGATCTTGGGCGCCATTTCGTCCGGCGCCAGAATCTCGATTTTCACCTTCGGCAGGAAATCCACCGTGTACTCCGCGCCGCGGTACAGCTCGGTGTGGCCTTTTTGTCTCCCGAAGCCCTTCACTTCGGTGATCGTCATGCCCGTGATTCCGACCGACGTGAGCCTTTGCTTGACCTCGTCGAGCTTGAACGGCTTGATGATCGCCTCGATCTTTTTCATGGCTCGTCCTCCGTGCCGCCGGGGGGCCGGGGCCTCCCGGCGGCTGGTCCGGTGCGCGCTAAATATCGAAGTACAGGGCGAACTCCCAGGGGTGGGGTC is a window encoding:
- a CDS encoding P-II family nitrogen regulator, whose product is MKKIEAIIKPFKLDEVKQRLTSVGITGMTITEVKGFGRQKGHTELYRGAEYTVDFLPKVKIEILAPDEMAPKIIDAILESAQTGKIGDGKIFVSSVEEVIRIRTNERGEEAIS